One Lasioglossum baleicum chromosome 6, iyLasBale1, whole genome shotgun sequence genomic window carries:
- the Taf9 gene encoding TBP-associated factor 9, whose translation MAEKTKTMSHVKHIPKDAQVIMSIMKDMGITDYEPKVINQLLEFTYRYVTCILDDSRIYANHAKKKFIDLDDVRLAVKMQLERTFTNPPPRDVLVDVARAKNNIPLPFVKPSNGLRLPPDRYCLNATNYKLRNAPKKGVGKPLHSLVGNNIQGGQSKIKMEGNKTGLSIVKRPGTLATVSRTQTISIPKPVLKFSTASSGPATVKAQVTKPKIQISSGHAMPPVKMEMEDSMKRKREEDDYDIP comes from the exons ATGGCAGAAAAAACGAAGACTATGAGTCACGTAAAACATATTCCAAAAGATGCTCAGGTGATCATGTCTATCATGAAAGACATGGGAATAACTGACTATGAACCGAAGGTTATAAATCAGTTACTCGAATTCACGTATC GTTATGTTACCTGTATATTAGATGACAGTAGAATCTATGCAAACCATgcgaaaaagaaattcattgaCTTGGATGACGTCAGGCTGGCAGTTAAAATGCAATTAGAACGTACATTCACGAATCCACCGCCGAGAGATGTATTGGTAGATGTTGCCCGTGCAAAAAATAATATACCATTACCATTTGTGAAACCTAGTAATGGCTTGAGGTTACCACCCGATAGATACTGCTTAAACGCAACAAATTATAAGCTAAGGAACGCACCCAAAAAAGGAGTTGGTAAACCATTACATTCGTTAGTCGGAAataatattcaaggtggtcagtCTAAGATCAAAATGGAAGGAAACAAAACTGGTCTTTCTATTGTTAAAAGGCCAGGTACACTCGCAACAGTTTCAAGAACCCAAACAATTTCTATACCGAAGcctgttttaaaattttcaacag CCTCATCAGGACCAGCCACGGTAAAAGCTCAAGTCACGAAGCCAAAAATACAAATCTCATCCGGGCATGCAATGCCTCCCGTCAAAATGGAAATGGAGGACTCCATGAAACGGAAAAGAGAAGAGGACGATTACGACATTCCATAA